From a region of the Paenibacillus lutimineralis genome:
- the dcuC gene encoding C4-dicarboxylate transporter DcuC produces MVELIFGLVVIVLAGWMIYKKVNATVALFIAGILLLFGAAFMGHPVLPEETTTGSIWLDPIKSITQSFVNNLGNIGMTIMVLFGFSSYMTQIGANEVTVRTLMKPLSGIKSVYVLVPVIFIVGNLLSLVVPSASSLAVLLMATLYPVLKRIGMSALTAGAVIATTATIIPTPLGADNVIAAETFGIDLMDYVLKYHAAISIPTLILMTIAHYFWQKYLDKKNPETDDIDESKLTALREDLPPAFYGILPILPLILITVFGIFIKSIKIGLVEITFISLIVTVIIEIIRKRKIQQVFDELMVFFKGMGNGLAMVVALLVAASLMVDGLKALGIIDMLTNSVKDVNGAGMILMFAFSGITALIGLISGGGLAVFYASVGLLPDIAHNVGINGVMLAIPMQLIANLVRSVSPVAAVIIVVCSIIGKSPMAVVKRTSVPIIVGIISTLVLSYVMFS; encoded by the coding sequence TTGGTAGAACTCATATTCGGTTTAGTTGTAATCGTGCTGGCAGGCTGGATGATTTATAAGAAGGTCAATGCTACGGTTGCATTGTTCATTGCGGGTATCCTGCTTCTATTTGGAGCAGCTTTTATGGGGCACCCTGTATTGCCTGAAGAAACAACGACAGGCTCTATATGGCTGGATCCGATCAAATCGATTACACAAAGTTTCGTCAACAACTTAGGGAATATCGGGATGACGATCATGGTTCTGTTCGGCTTCTCGTCGTATATGACGCAGATTGGCGCGAATGAAGTTACGGTTCGAACCTTGATGAAGCCATTATCCGGTATCAAATCAGTCTATGTGTTAGTCCCGGTTATTTTTATCGTAGGAAACCTGCTGTCTCTTGTTGTTCCGAGTGCATCAAGTCTGGCTGTACTTCTGATGGCTACATTGTATCCAGTTCTGAAGCGTATCGGAATGTCCGCGCTTACTGCAGGTGCTGTAATTGCGACAACAGCGACAATTATCCCGACTCCTCTTGGTGCGGATAATGTTATTGCGGCTGAGACCTTTGGTATCGATCTGATGGATTATGTATTGAAATATCACGCTGCCATTTCGATTCCTACGTTGATACTCATGACGATTGCACATTATTTCTGGCAGAAATATTTGGATAAGAAGAATCCGGAAACCGATGATATCGATGAATCCAAGCTGACTGCATTACGTGAGGATTTGCCTCCGGCGTTCTATGGGATTCTGCCGATTCTTCCACTGATCCTGATTACTGTATTTGGTATATTTATTAAGTCGATTAAAATCGGTCTGGTTGAAATCACGTTTATTTCTCTGATCGTTACAGTTATTATTGAAATCATTCGCAAACGCAAGATCCAGCAAGTGTTCGATGAGCTAATGGTATTCTTCAAAGGTATGGGGAACGGGCTTGCTATGGTCGTAGCGCTGCTTGTTGCGGCAAGCTTGATGGTAGATGGTCTGAAAGCGCTGGGCATTATTGATATGCTGACCAATTCGGTAAAAGATGTCAATGGGGCAGGAATGATCTTGATGTTCGCTTTCTCAGGGATCACAGCGCTTATTGGTCTGATCAGCGGCGGCGGTCTTGCTGTATTCTACGCTTCGGTAGGTTTGCTGCCTGATATCGCACATAATGTTGGTATCAATGGAGTAATGTTGGCCATTCCTATGCAATTAATTGCTAACCTGGTCCGCTCGGTGTCGCCAGTTGCTGCGGTTATCATTGTTGTCTGCAGTATTATTGGCAAGAGTCCGATGGCTGTTGTTAAACGGACTTCAGTGCCAATTATCGTTGGTATTATAAGTACGCTAGTATTGTCTTATGTGATGTTCTCATAA
- a CDS encoding NupC/NupG family nucleoside CNT transporter: protein MNILWGLLGCFVVFVIAYLMSDHKKNINYRTICIGFLIQLLFGFIVLKWDVGKQVIRAISGAITNLFHYGYEGLGFVFGSLADKTMPTGNIFAIRVAMLAVFITPLIGILYHFGIVQIFMRVIGGGLGRLLKTSRSESLAAAGNIFLGLQEIPIMIKPYMKYLTRSEMFAVMVGGLASVAGGIMVAYAALGIPMEYLLSASIMSAPAGLIIAKIIIPEREVPVKVDIHELEENKSGKKESIVNIISKGASAGMKMALQIVAMLIAFISMVALLNGLLGWIGGWFGFGELSLQLILGWVFSPIAFAIGVPWSEATMAGSFLGQKLVMNEMIAFGSFAEQMGHLSDKTVAIVSFALCGFANIGSMGIMLGSFSSLSPERSSEVGSLAFKAVIAGSLANLLSGAIAGMFF, encoded by the coding sequence ATGAATATTTTATGGGGACTGCTGGGCTGTTTCGTTGTTTTCGTTATTGCCTATTTGATGTCAGACCATAAGAAAAATATCAATTATCGCACCATTTGTATAGGTTTTCTTATTCAATTATTGTTTGGCTTTATCGTGTTGAAATGGGATGTTGGCAAGCAGGTGATAAGAGCTATATCAGGGGCTATTACGAACTTGTTCCACTACGGATATGAAGGCCTGGGCTTTGTATTCGGCAGCCTGGCCGACAAGACGATGCCCACAGGCAATATCTTTGCGATTCGCGTGGCCATGCTGGCCGTCTTTATTACTCCTTTGATCGGTATTTTATATCATTTTGGGATCGTCCAGATCTTTATGCGTGTCATTGGGGGGGGACTTGGCAGATTGCTGAAGACAAGCCGATCTGAATCTTTAGCGGCAGCAGGGAATATTTTTCTGGGACTGCAGGAAATTCCGATTATGATCAAGCCTTATATGAAATACCTGACGCGATCGGAAATGTTCGCGGTTATGGTTGGTGGGCTAGCCTCTGTCGCCGGCGGGATCATGGTCGCTTATGCTGCGCTCGGGATACCTATGGAATATTTATTATCCGCGAGCATCATGTCGGCTCCTGCGGGGCTTATTATAGCGAAGATTATAATTCCGGAACGGGAAGTACCCGTCAAGGTTGATATACATGAGCTTGAAGAGAACAAATCAGGGAAAAAGGAAAGCATCGTTAATATTATTTCAAAAGGCGCTTCTGCCGGTATGAAAATGGCGCTGCAAATTGTGGCCATGCTGATCGCTTTTATATCGATGGTGGCTTTGCTCAACGGGCTGCTTGGGTGGATCGGCGGATGGTTTGGTTTTGGCGAACTGTCACTGCAATTAATTCTGGGCTGGGTTTTCTCGCCTATTGCCTTTGCGATTGGTGTTCCTTGGTCAGAGGCTACTATGGCAGGAAGCTTCCTGGGACAAAAGCTTGTGATGAATGAAATGATAGCCTTTGGTTCTTTTGCTGAACAGATGGGACATTTGTCAGACAAGACGGTTGCTATCGTTAGCTTTGCCCTCTGCGGATTTGCCAATATCGGCTCCATGGGGATCATGTTGGGTTCATTTAGTTCATTATCCCCTGAGAGGAGCAGTGAGGTAGGGAGTCTTGCATTTAAGGCAGTAATTGCAGGCTCGTTAGCTAATCTGCTGAGCGGTGCAATTGCAGGCATGTTCTTTTAA
- the rihC gene encoding ribonucleoside hydrolase RihC, giving the protein MTDKKIPIIIDTDPGIDDAVAIGVALFHKKLDVKLLSTIAGNVSVEKTTNNALKLVEFFDKDIPVAKGANKPLCIPYEDSSHIHGESGMGGYEFPEPKKVIHPEHAVNAIRETIMNNEEKVTLVPIGPLTNIALFLTLYPECKSRIERIVLMGGSASAGNHTPTAEYNIFADPEAAKIVFASGLDITMVGLDVTSKATLTPDNVETIRDLNETGRMMYSMFQHYRGGSLKTGLKMHDLCAIAYIVNPELFKTQVCFVDVETSGTYTAGTTIVDLKNRYHREPNATVCLDIDVDAFRAWAVEQLANTR; this is encoded by the coding sequence ATGACTGATAAGAAAATTCCTATCATCATTGATACTGATCCAGGGATTGATGATGCCGTTGCTATCGGAGTGGCGTTATTTCATAAGAAGTTGGACGTCAAGCTGCTATCAACCATTGCCGGAAATGTCTCTGTTGAAAAAACGACGAATAATGCACTCAAGCTGGTTGAATTTTTTGATAAGGACATTCCAGTTGCCAAGGGCGCCAATAAACCATTATGTATTCCATATGAGGACAGCAGCCATATTCATGGAGAATCGGGGATGGGCGGATATGAATTTCCAGAACCGAAGAAGGTGATTCATCCGGAGCATGCGGTTAATGCAATTAGAGAGACGATCATGAACAACGAAGAAAAAGTAACCCTTGTACCGATTGGCCCTTTGACGAATATCGCTTTATTCCTGACATTGTATCCGGAATGCAAATCGCGGATTGAACGGATTGTGCTGATGGGTGGTTCAGCATCTGCAGGCAATCATACGCCAACGGCAGAATACAACATCTTTGCCGATCCGGAAGCCGCCAAGATCGTATTTGCTTCAGGGCTTGATATTACGATGGTAGGACTTGATGTGACAAGCAAGGCCACCTTGACCCCGGACAATGTAGAGACCATTCGCGATTTGAATGAAACAGGCAGGATGATGTATTCCATGTTCCAGCATTATCGCGGTGGCAGCTTGAAGACAGGACTAAAAATGCATGATTTATGCGCAATCGCCTATATTGTCAATCCCGAATTGTTCAAGACTCAAGTTTGCTTCGTAGATGTCGAGACTTCAGGCACATATACAGCAGGCACTACGATTGTAGATCTGAAGAATCGATATCATAGAGAGCCAAATGCAACGGTGTGCTTGGATATTGATGTAGACGCTTTCAGAGCGTGGGCAGTAGAGCAATTAGCTAATACTCGATAA
- the rbsK gene encoding ribokinase: protein MKKICILGSINMDSSLLLESLPVEGETIFATDKMVGPGGKGFNQAVSAARLGASVQFIGKIGQDENGKQLMATMQQEGILTDHVYTDPDLPTGEALILFAKNGSNMIVVSAGSNMGLTTRDVDLSRENIGSSDVIVAQFEVPIHVIEHAFALAKDEGKITVLNPAPAKEIPAGLLRVTDILIPNESEMHMLTGCDTTSEDEIIQGAHKLMEQGTGCVIVTLGERGSLVCHPEGSIAVPAEKVQAIDTTAAGDSFIGALCTRLQGNHLKSLDNIIEAVRFASKFSSIVVQRKGAFQSIPYAHELANG from the coding sequence ATGAAGAAGATATGCATACTTGGCAGCATCAATATGGATTCCAGCTTATTGCTGGAATCCCTCCCTGTTGAGGGTGAGACTATATTTGCAACGGACAAAATGGTTGGACCAGGGGGCAAAGGTTTCAATCAGGCCGTATCGGCTGCAAGGTTAGGAGCGTCGGTACAATTTATCGGTAAAATCGGGCAGGATGAGAATGGCAAACAGCTCATGGCAACAATGCAGCAGGAAGGCATCCTTACAGACCATGTTTATACCGATCCGGATTTGCCTACGGGAGAAGCCTTGATTTTGTTCGCCAAAAACGGCAGTAATATGATTGTAGTCAGCGCCGGCTCCAATATGGGGCTGACAACACGAGATGTTGACCTGTCTAGAGAGAATATCGGGTCTTCTGACGTTATTGTAGCCCAGTTTGAAGTTCCGATTCATGTTATAGAGCATGCTTTTGCATTAGCGAAAGATGAGGGGAAAATTACTGTGCTCAATCCTGCGCCTGCAAAAGAAATTCCGGCAGGATTGCTCAGAGTAACGGATATTCTTATCCCGAACGAAAGTGAGATGCATATGCTGACAGGATGCGATACAACCAGTGAAGATGAGATTATACAAGGCGCGCATAAGTTAATGGAACAAGGCACCGGTTGTGTCATTGTTACGCTTGGTGAACGCGGCAGTCTGGTCTGCCATCCGGAGGGCTCTATCGCGGTTCCGGCTGAGAAAGTACAAGCCATCGATACAACGGCGGCGGGCGATAGCTTTATCGGAGCGCTCTGCACCAGATTACAAGGGAATCATCTCAAATCATTGGATAACATTATAGAAGCCGTTAGATTTGCAAGTAAATTCTCATCGATCGTAGTTCAACGTAAAGGAGCATTCCAATCGATACCTTATGCTCATGAACTCGCGAATGGATAG
- a CDS encoding (Fe-S)-binding protein, whose amino-acid sequence MSSPNPKVERVPSLLTLQQELTKQLDYNELMNCMRCGFCQPSCPTYQETGIEAASPRGRIALMKAVADGVMEPDESFRQQINLCLGCRACEPVCPSDVKYGQLLEQTKSVLFEQQLRSAKKNEQNEAADGSGYKSESNRPPNMKRLHKLVKPAFKSHNRMLSLSVLLEKYQRSGLQRYAAKKKLLRFLPDHFQTLERILPQADSQGVAKRVNASFLPAKGERIGTVGMFRGCIMDVLFTETNVNTVNLLRESGYDVVIPEAQGCCGALFSHSGDLETAREFAKKNIQAFAEAKVDYIASNAGGCGAMLIEYDYLLKDDAEWWAQAEHFSEQIKDISELLLRSERWKSIESIDEGLADQEHTSQSRANHAPQDTITYQDSCHLRNVMKAGRGPRQLLRLLPDLNYVELEGAEGCCGSAGIYNLLQPKMANDILDHKMGKVNETGASIILTSNPGCLLQMKIGVEREQAQDRLKVMHVVDYFAEKVMK is encoded by the coding sequence ATGAGCAGTCCTAATCCTAAGGTAGAGCGGGTCCCATCCTTATTAACGCTACAGCAGGAGCTTACTAAGCAGTTAGATTACAATGAACTAATGAACTGTATGCGCTGCGGCTTCTGTCAGCCTTCCTGTCCGACATATCAAGAGACAGGCATCGAGGCTGCGTCGCCACGGGGGAGAATTGCCCTCATGAAGGCGGTAGCTGACGGTGTAATGGAGCCGGATGAGTCGTTCCGCCAGCAGATCAATCTGTGCTTGGGCTGTCGGGCCTGTGAGCCCGTATGTCCATCCGATGTGAAGTATGGACAACTGCTGGAGCAGACCAAATCGGTGCTATTTGAACAGCAGCTTCGTTCTGCTAAGAAGAATGAGCAGAACGAAGCTGCAGATGGATCCGGATATAAGTCTGAATCGAATAGGCCTCCGAACATGAAACGGCTGCATAAGCTGGTGAAGCCTGCCTTCAAGAGCCATAACCGCATGCTGTCGCTTAGCGTTCTGCTTGAGAAATATCAGCGCTCCGGATTACAGCGCTATGCAGCGAAGAAGAAGCTTCTTCGGTTTCTGCCAGATCATTTTCAGACCTTGGAGCGTATCCTGCCACAGGCTGACAGTCAAGGCGTAGCAAAACGGGTGAATGCCAGCTTCCTGCCTGCCAAGGGAGAGCGGATTGGAACTGTAGGCATGTTCCGCGGCTGCATTATGGATGTACTCTTCACCGAGACGAATGTGAATACGGTGAATCTGCTGAGAGAATCGGGTTATGATGTCGTCATTCCTGAAGCGCAAGGCTGCTGCGGAGCACTGTTCTCCCACAGCGGTGATCTGGAGACCGCTCGGGAGTTCGCGAAGAAGAATATCCAGGCCTTCGCTGAGGCCAAGGTCGATTATATAGCTTCCAACGCTGGCGGTTGTGGAGCAATGCTGATTGAATATGACTATCTGCTGAAGGATGATGCAGAGTGGTGGGCGCAAGCGGAGCATTTCTCGGAGCAGATCAAGGATATAAGCGAGCTTCTGCTTCGTTCAGAGCGATGGAAATCAATAGAATCTATTGATGAGGGGCTTGCCGATCAAGAGCACACTTCCCAATCACGCGCCAATCATGCACCTCAGGACACGATCACTTATCAAGACTCCTGTCACCTGCGTAATGTAATGAAGGCAGGAAGGGGACCTCGACAACTTCTCCGTCTCCTGCCCGATTTGAATTATGTAGAGCTTGAAGGCGCAGAAGGCTGCTGCGGATCAGCCGGTATTTATAATCTACTGCAGCCGAAGATGGCGAATGATATTCTGGATCATAAGATGGGTAAGGTGAATGAGACGGGGGCATCGATCATTCTGACGAGCAATCCCGGTTGTCTGTTGCAGATGAAGATCGGTGTTGAGCGGGAGCAGGCACAGGATCGTCTGAAGGTAATGCATGTTGTCGATTATTTTGCCGAGAAAGTAATGAAATAG
- a CDS encoding RNA 2'-phosphotransferase: MLSQTQEKGLSKMMSKLLRHTPEDFGVVLDPEDGTCSISTLLAAIQAQSRWSWVKQEDIEQVVRNSDKQRFEIKDGRIKARYGHSHDKIQYTPGNPPAILYHGTNMKALPSILKEGLRPMGRQYVHLSEGTHFAALAGSRRGELVMLQVDTSAAKQQGITFYYAGNEVWLSDHMPPSCLSVIK; the protein is encoded by the coding sequence ATGTTAAGTCAGACCCAAGAAAAAGGCTTGAGTAAAATGATGAGCAAGCTCCTTCGGCACACGCCTGAGGATTTTGGTGTTGTCCTGGATCCAGAGGATGGCACATGTTCGATAAGCACCCTATTGGCCGCCATCCAAGCCCAGTCCAGGTGGTCGTGGGTGAAACAGGAGGATATAGAGCAGGTGGTTCGCAATTCGGACAAACAGCGTTTTGAAATTAAAGATGGGCGTATAAAGGCAAGGTACGGGCATAGTCATGATAAAATACAATACACACCGGGTAATCCTCCGGCCATTCTATACCACGGTACGAACATGAAGGCTTTGCCGTCTATTTTGAAGGAAGGGTTGCGTCCGATGGGTCGGCAGTATGTCCATTTATCGGAAGGGACCCATTTTGCAGCGTTGGCGGGGAGCCGCAGGGGAGAGCTGGTGATGCTTCAGGTTGATACGTCAGCTGCAAAGCAACAGGGCATAACCTTCTATTATGCGGGCAATGAAGTTTGGCTGTCAGATCATATGCCGCCTAGCTGCCTTTCGGTTATAAAGTAA
- a CDS encoding LacI family DNA-binding transcriptional regulator — MPTIRDVSKLAGVSVATVSRVLNQKGYVHKDTVQKVHEAIEMLQYTPNDIARSLSKKSSKTIALIVPDITNPFFNELALAVEKVTQMYGYTTILCNTNDSPAVERQYIQTLKQKYIDGFIMATNTLSSNEIDQLQIPLVALDRSNFQTVPTISSKNREGARLAVQALLQQGCTKILHIRGPKGLWIAEERCQGYLDLVEDLDWFTPKLIVNGNFQLKEASEAVNKIFDAHPDIDGIFAGNDLMAIGALRVMQKRGIRVPDQVQIIGYDGIPLGEMVYPELSTVSQPIYEMGMLAARILIKKIEQQPLEEMNHQMDNELIQRGTTRHTS; from the coding sequence ATCCCAACGATTCGAGATGTTTCAAAATTAGCAGGGGTTTCCGTGGCGACCGTTTCTCGCGTCCTTAATCAGAAGGGGTATGTTCATAAAGATACGGTTCAGAAAGTTCATGAAGCTATCGAAATGCTACAATACACACCCAATGATATTGCCCGTAGTTTATCCAAGAAATCCTCCAAAACGATCGCTCTCATCGTCCCTGATATTACGAACCCGTTCTTTAATGAACTTGCGCTTGCCGTAGAGAAGGTAACGCAAATGTACGGATATACAACGATACTTTGCAATACCAATGATTCCCCTGCCGTGGAAAGGCAATACATTCAAACATTAAAACAAAAATACATTGATGGATTTATTATGGCTACAAATACCTTGTCCTCGAATGAGATAGACCAGTTACAGATTCCGTTAGTTGCACTGGATCGCTCAAACTTTCAGACGGTGCCCACTATTTCTTCGAAAAATCGCGAGGGTGCACGTTTGGCCGTGCAAGCCTTACTGCAACAAGGTTGTACCAAAATTTTGCACATTAGGGGGCCAAAAGGATTATGGATTGCAGAGGAACGCTGTCAGGGCTATCTCGATCTAGTTGAAGATTTAGACTGGTTCACACCTAAGCTAATTGTTAATGGAAATTTTCAGTTAAAAGAGGCTTCAGAAGCTGTAAATAAAATCTTTGACGCACATCCTGATATTGACGGCATCTTTGCTGGCAATGACTTAATGGCGATAGGCGCGCTTCGCGTTATGCAAAAACGTGGTATTCGTGTACCGGATCAGGTACAAATCATTGGATATGACGGTATTCCGCTTGGGGAAATGGTCTACCCGGAATTATCTACGGTATCTCAGCCGATTTATGAAATGGGCATGCTAGCTGCCCGCATCCTCATCAAGAAGATTGAGCAGCAGCCGCTGGAAGAAATGAATCACCAGATGGATAATGAACTTATTCAACGTGGAACAACGCGTCACACTTCTTGA
- a CDS encoding FadR/GntR family transcriptional regulator, which yields MYHIQMKKGAELVTEHLLQQLKDGSYAEGQRLPSVEALAKQYQVGRSTIREAQSALKAMGWLDIRHGGGTFARRPEHHPAEQLISSLADMDSLRSLIEARKLVEIGSAALAARRRTEQDLTRMSSCLKLMEEHLDDEERSQQDDLQFHVYLAEASHNPILVPMLAMFHQECAKHMGSTRRMWLFGERASALQLLKEHQLIYEAISLQDEALASQRMEEHLTKVEMVLNV from the coding sequence ATGTACCATATACAAATGAAAAAAGGGGCAGAGCTCGTTACAGAGCATCTGCTCCAGCAATTGAAAGACGGCAGCTATGCCGAAGGGCAGCGACTTCCCTCTGTGGAAGCGCTGGCCAAGCAATACCAAGTGGGCCGGTCAACGATCCGCGAAGCCCAAAGCGCCTTAAAGGCGATGGGATGGCTCGATATCCGTCACGGCGGAGGTACCTTCGCACGTCGACCGGAGCACCATCCTGCCGAGCAATTGATCAGCTCACTTGCGGATATGGATTCGCTCCGTTCCTTGATCGAGGCCCGCAAGCTGGTTGAGATCGGCTCAGCCGCACTCGCGGCGCGAAGAAGAACGGAACAGGACCTCACACGAATGTCTTCTTGTCTTAAGCTGATGGAAGAACATCTGGACGATGAAGAGAGAAGCCAGCAGGATGACCTGCAATTCCACGTCTATTTGGCTGAAGCCAGCCACAATCCGATCCTGGTCCCGATGCTTGCCATGTTCCATCAGGAATGTGCGAAGCATATGGGCAGCACAAGGCGTATGTGGCTGTTCGGCGAACGCGCCTCTGCCCTACAGCTATTGAAAGAGCATCAGCTCATCTATGAAGCCATTTCCCTTCAAGACGAAGCCCTTGCCTCCCAGCGGATGGAAGAGCATCTCACGAAGGTGGAGATGGTGTTGAACGTATAG
- a CDS encoding FAD-binding oxidoreductase: MLDSEVRQSLLQWLGQERFRDDQETLVTHSYDATPMLQSLPDAVVYPETTAEVQSILRLANEHRIPIVPRGAASNLCGGTVPVQGGIVVAMSRMNKLLELDTVNLTATVQPGLNTKKFHQEVERRGLFYPPDPSSMVISTLGGNIMEGAGGLRGLKYGTTKDYVIGLEAVLPSGEMIRTGGKLYKDVAGYDLTKLLVGSEGTLALITEATLKLLPAPGVRQTMLVAFADIYGAARSVSRIVGARIIPATLEIMDQATIRVVEDYNHIGLPTDVQAILLIEQDGQELEHVKKDMNDIKNICAAEGATDIRMAQDEVEAEQLMMARRSALSTLARISPTTILEDATVPRSAIADMILAINRIAEKYRVNICTFGHAGDGNLHPTCTTDARNEEEIHRVEEAFAEIFEEAISLGGTITGEHGVGTVKAPYLEWKVGNAGIDVMKGIKQVFDPAGIMNPGKIFAKSSRKRLVISK, translated from the coding sequence ATGCTAGATTCTGAGGTAAGACAGTCATTGCTTCAATGGCTCGGCCAAGAACGATTTCGAGATGATCAGGAGACCTTGGTCACCCATTCTTATGATGCTACCCCTATGCTGCAATCGCTGCCTGATGCGGTGGTCTATCCGGAGACGACGGCTGAGGTGCAATCTATATTGAGGCTTGCCAATGAGCATCGCATCCCGATCGTTCCGCGAGGCGCTGCGAGCAATCTATGTGGCGGTACTGTTCCTGTACAGGGAGGCATCGTGGTAGCCATGTCGCGGATGAACAAGCTGCTTGAGCTGGATACCGTCAACCTGACGGCTACCGTGCAGCCTGGCTTGAATACGAAGAAGTTCCATCAGGAAGTGGAGCGGCGGGGACTGTTCTACCCGCCAGATCCGAGCAGTATGGTCATCTCTACATTAGGCGGCAACATTATGGAAGGCGCTGGGGGCTTGCGCGGTCTTAAGTATGGCACAACCAAGGACTATGTGATCGGCCTTGAAGCAGTGCTCCCCTCTGGGGAGATGATTCGCACGGGCGGCAAACTGTATAAGGATGTAGCTGGTTACGATCTGACGAAGCTGTTAGTTGGTTCCGAGGGAACTCTGGCGTTGATTACGGAGGCGACATTGAAGCTTCTGCCTGCACCTGGAGTACGTCAGACGATGCTGGTCGCTTTTGCAGATATTTATGGGGCGGCTCGCTCGGTCTCACGTATTGTTGGTGCGCGGATTATTCCGGCCACGCTGGAAATTATGGACCAGGCTACGATACGTGTGGTAGAGGACTATAATCATATCGGTCTTCCCACGGATGTGCAGGCTATATTGCTGATTGAGCAGGACGGCCAAGAGCTGGAGCATGTGAAGAAGGATATGAATGATATTAAAAATATCTGTGCTGCGGAAGGAGCAACGGACATCCGTATGGCTCAGGACGAGGTTGAAGCGGAGCAACTGATGATGGCCCGCCGGAGCGCGCTGTCTACGCTAGCTCGGATCTCGCCGACGACGATCCTGGAGGATGCGACCGTTCCGCGATCTGCCATCGCCGATATGATCCTGGCTATTAATCGGATTGCTGAGAAATACCGCGTCAACATATGCACCTTCGGGCACGCCGGGGATGGCAATTTGCACCCTACTTGTACGACAGATGCTCGTAATGAAGAGGAGATTCACCGCGTTGAGGAAGCCTTTGCGGAAATCTTCGAGGAGGCGATCTCGCTTGGCGGGACGATCACGGGCGAGCATGGTGTCGGAACTGTAAAAGCTCCTTATCTGGAATGGAAGGTAGGGAATGCGGGTATTGACGTGATGAAGGGGATTAAGCAAGTTTTCGATCCGGCCGGCATCATGAATCCAGGCAAGATCTTTGCCAAGTCGTCCCGTAAAAGGCTGGTGATCTCGAAATGA